In a single window of the Burkholderia pyrrocinia genome:
- a CDS encoding sensor histidine kinase — translation MKLTLTQRLSLVFSILLLACSGASAWLQIRANDMREKEVVQALSRDLAANIANSAPLMDTNGLRPDAVRTLFGQLMGVNPSVEVYLLDNAGRIKGDDAPPGHVKRDRVDLAPVQRFIAGQPLPILGDDPRSPDARKVFSAAPLQRAGQPPSGYIYVVLLGEAHDRLAARVDAGNVLRTTLWSMALVALLGLLAGLTAFSFITRPLRRLTDALRRFDANGAPDTQPPMPRSLPGRRGDDIAVLESAFAQMADRIGDQWRALTHQDQQRRELITNISHDLRTPLTSLHGYLETLSLKSDALGEPERRRYLSIALAQSAKVGRLAQALFELARLESGGVQAEREPFSLVDLVQDVFQKFELAAQARGVALHARIPPRVPVVSADLGMIERVLTNLLDNALRHTPSHGEVEVALAPQGDCVVVTVSDTGEGIPVARREGLFQRPQRPMSGGAVTSGGLGLLIVHRMLALNGSSIRLVDRAGRGAVFEFALAVAAPAAGDAR, via the coding sequence ATGAAACTCACGCTCACCCAGCGGCTGTCGCTCGTGTTCTCGATCCTGCTGCTCGCGTGCTCGGGCGCGTCGGCGTGGCTGCAGATCCGCGCGAACGACATGCGCGAGAAGGAAGTCGTGCAGGCGCTGTCGCGCGACCTGGCCGCCAACATCGCCAACAGCGCGCCGCTGATGGACACGAACGGGCTGCGCCCCGACGCCGTGCGCACGCTGTTCGGCCAGCTGATGGGCGTGAACCCGAGCGTCGAGGTGTACCTGCTCGACAACGCGGGGCGGATCAAGGGCGACGATGCGCCGCCCGGCCACGTGAAGCGCGATCGCGTCGACCTCGCGCCCGTGCAGCGCTTCATCGCGGGCCAGCCGCTGCCGATCCTCGGCGACGATCCGCGCAGCCCCGACGCGCGCAAGGTGTTCAGCGCCGCGCCGCTGCAGCGCGCCGGGCAGCCGCCGTCGGGTTATATCTACGTGGTGCTGCTCGGCGAGGCGCACGACCGGCTGGCCGCGCGCGTCGACGCCGGCAACGTGCTGCGCACGACGTTGTGGTCGATGGCGCTCGTCGCGCTGCTCGGCCTGCTCGCCGGCCTCACCGCGTTCAGCTTCATCACGCGCCCGCTGCGCCGGCTGACGGACGCGCTGCGCCGCTTCGACGCGAACGGCGCGCCCGACACGCAGCCGCCGATGCCGCGCTCGCTGCCGGGCCGGCGCGGCGACGACATCGCGGTGCTCGAATCCGCGTTCGCGCAGATGGCCGACCGGATCGGCGACCAGTGGCGCGCGCTGACGCACCAGGACCAGCAGCGGCGCGAACTGATCACGAACATCTCGCACGACCTGCGCACGCCGCTCACGTCGCTGCACGGCTATCTGGAGACGCTGTCGCTGAAGTCCGACGCGCTCGGCGAGCCCGAACGGCGGCGCTACCTGTCGATCGCGCTCGCGCAGAGCGCGAAGGTCGGCCGGCTCGCGCAGGCGCTGTTCGAGCTCGCGCGGCTCGAATCGGGCGGCGTGCAGGCCGAGCGCGAGCCGTTCTCGCTCGTCGATCTCGTGCAGGACGTGTTCCAGAAATTCGAGCTGGCCGCGCAGGCGCGCGGCGTCGCGCTGCATGCGCGGATTCCGCCGCGCGTGCCGGTCGTGTCGGCCGATCTCGGGATGATCGAGCGCGTGCTGACCAACCTGCTCGACAACGCATTGCGGCACACGCCTTCGCACGGCGAGGTCGAGGTCGCGCTGGCGCCGCAGGGCGACTGCGTGGTCGTGACCGTGTCGGATACCGGGGAGGGGATTCCGGTGGCGCGGCGCGAAGGGCTGTTCCAGCGGCCGCAGCGGCCGATGAGCGGCGGCGCGGTGACGAGCGGCGGGCTCGGCCTGCTGATCGTGCACCGGATGCTGGCGCTGAACGGCAGCAGCATCCGGCTCGTCGACCGGGCCGGACGCGGTGCGGTGTTCGAATTTGCGCTGGCAGTCGCGGCGCCGGCGGCCGGCGACGCACGCTGA
- a CDS encoding AraC family transcriptional regulator: MPRSALLTPTAARAARLPDAAPAHALREQRFSPAKLAVLIDVAAQAGLDPATVLDGTGLTPADVADPFTLTSSQQFLTAARNAIGRYDGSDLGVRVGRLLHASSYGMYGYAMLCSESMAHAFDSAVKYHQLANRALEIHWVAQGDTASWLFPNQDEVLLPCLDPPLYRFLIDMQFALHVTIIKDVMGAWCVPARAQFTQPEPPHVALLSDALECPLAFGQPRNVLDYPAAWLARAPQLANPITAAQVSSHCARLLDELRTQSGVTRRVYQELTRTPGHFPDIDAIADILCITSRTLRRKLEAEGTSYSELLTSVRKALAIDYLSTTTLSTEDIALTLGFSDAVGFRHAFKRWTGTTPSDVRRKRGG; this comes from the coding sequence GCTCTTGACCCCGACGGCCGCCCGCGCAGCCCGCCTGCCGGACGCCGCACCCGCCCATGCGCTGCGCGAGCAGCGCTTCTCGCCGGCCAAGCTGGCCGTGCTGATCGACGTCGCCGCGCAGGCCGGTCTCGACCCGGCCACGGTGCTCGACGGCACCGGCCTCACGCCGGCCGACGTCGCGGACCCGTTCACGCTCACGTCGTCGCAGCAGTTCCTGACGGCCGCGCGCAATGCGATCGGCCGGTACGACGGTTCCGATCTCGGCGTGCGCGTCGGCCGCCTGCTGCATGCATCGAGCTACGGGATGTACGGCTACGCGATGCTGTGCTCGGAGTCGATGGCCCATGCGTTCGACTCGGCCGTCAAATATCACCAGCTCGCGAACCGCGCGCTCGAGATCCACTGGGTCGCGCAGGGCGATACGGCGTCGTGGCTGTTTCCGAACCAGGACGAGGTGCTGCTGCCCTGCCTCGACCCGCCGTTGTACCGCTTCCTGATCGACATGCAGTTCGCGCTGCACGTGACGATCATCAAGGACGTGATGGGTGCATGGTGCGTGCCGGCGCGCGCGCAGTTCACGCAGCCGGAGCCGCCGCATGTGGCGTTGCTGTCCGACGCGCTCGAATGCCCGCTAGCGTTCGGCCAGCCGCGCAACGTGCTCGACTACCCGGCTGCGTGGCTCGCGCGCGCGCCGCAGCTCGCGAATCCGATCACCGCCGCGCAGGTGTCGTCGCATTGCGCGCGCCTGCTCGACGAACTTCGCACCCAGTCGGGCGTCACGCGCCGCGTCTATCAGGAGCTCACGCGCACGCCGGGACACTTTCCGGACATCGACGCGATCGCGGACATCCTCTGCATCACGTCGCGCACGCTGCGCCGCAAGCTCGAAGCGGAAGGCACGTCGTACAGCGAACTGCTGACGAGCGTGCGCAAGGCGCTCGCGATCGACTACCTGAGCACGACCACGCTCAGCACCGAGGACATCGCGCTGACGCTCGGCTTCAGCGATGCGGTCGGATTCCGCCACGCGTTCAAGCGCTGGACCGGCACCACGCCGAGCGACGTGCGGCGCAAGCGCGGCGGCTGA
- a CDS encoding response regulator transcription factor: MDHPKRILIVEDDADIADVLSLHLRDERYEVVHSADGAEGLRLLEQGNWDALILDLMLPGVDGLEICRRARAMTRYTPIIITSARSSEVHRILGLELGADDYLAKPFSVLELVARVKALLRRVDALARDSRIDAGTLDIAGLSIDPIAREASVDGARIDLTPREFDLLYFFARHPGKVFSRMDLLNAVWGYQHEGYEHTVNTHINRLRAKIEADPAEPVRILTVWGRGYKLAAPGQRDAS; the protein is encoded by the coding sequence ATGGACCATCCGAAACGCATCCTGATCGTCGAGGACGACGCCGACATCGCCGACGTGCTGAGCCTGCACCTGCGCGACGAGCGCTACGAAGTCGTGCACAGCGCGGACGGCGCGGAAGGGCTGCGCCTGCTCGAACAGGGCAACTGGGACGCGCTGATCCTCGACCTGATGCTGCCGGGCGTCGACGGCCTCGAAATCTGCCGGCGCGCACGCGCGATGACGCGCTACACGCCGATCATCATCACGAGCGCGCGGTCGAGCGAGGTGCACCGGATCCTCGGCCTCGAACTCGGCGCCGACGACTATCTGGCGAAGCCGTTCTCGGTGCTCGAACTCGTCGCGCGCGTGAAGGCGCTGCTGCGGCGGGTCGACGCGCTTGCGCGCGATTCGCGGATCGACGCGGGCACGCTCGACATCGCCGGGCTGTCGATCGACCCGATCGCGCGCGAGGCGAGCGTCGACGGCGCGCGCATCGACCTCACGCCGCGCGAATTCGACCTGCTGTATTTCTTCGCGCGGCACCCGGGCAAGGTGTTCTCGCGGATGGACCTGCTCAATGCCGTGTGGGGCTACCAGCACGAAGGCTACGAACACACGGTCAACACCCACATCAACCGGCTGCGCGCGAAGATCGAGGCCGATCCGGCCGAGCCCGTGCGGATCCTCACCGTGTGGGGACGCGGCTACAAGCTCGCCGCGCCGGGCCAGCGGGACGCGTCATGA